Proteins encoded by one window of Enterococcus saccharolyticus subsp. saccharolyticus:
- a CDS encoding DUF1054 domain-containing protein produces MFTEKSFDVFQIEGLDERMAAIRSEIQPIFQELNEYFKIELAPEINDELYIHIAQHRRRSVHPPENTWSAISRKKRGYKMEAHFQLGIFPEYVFMWLSIIDQPKGKEEMAERLLAHSEWWHDLPADMMLNKDHTISDYEPLTPDSMEKVLQRLQKVKKSELQIGRVIPKDSPLWKNPEKARAYMLETYRFLLDMYQGLQID; encoded by the coding sequence ATGTTTACCGAAAAAAGTTTTGATGTATTTCAAATTGAAGGATTAGACGAGCGTATGGCAGCGATTCGTTCAGAAATTCAACCTATTTTTCAAGAATTAAATGAGTATTTTAAAATAGAATTAGCTCCTGAAATTAATGATGAACTGTATATTCACATTGCGCAACATCGTCGTCGAAGTGTGCATCCACCAGAAAATACGTGGTCAGCAATTAGTCGTAAAAAACGTGGCTACAAGATGGAAGCCCATTTTCAATTGGGGATTTTTCCAGAATATGTTTTTATGTGGCTATCGATTATCGACCAACCAAAAGGCAAAGAAGAAATGGCTGAGCGCTTACTTGCACATTCGGAATGGTGGCATGATTTGCCAGCAGACATGATGCTAAACAAAGATCATACAATTAGTGATTATGAACCATTAACACCTGATTCAATGGAAAAAGTGTTGCAACGGTTGCAAAAAGTGAAGAAAAGCGAACTGCAAATTGGACGGGTAATTCCTAAAGATAGTCCCTTATGGAAAAATCCTGAAAAAGCACGCGCGTATATGTTAGAGACGTATCGCTTTTTATTGGACATGTATCAAGGGCTACAAATTGATTAA
- a CDS encoding GNAT family N-acetyltransferase gives MEQVMNHYLVFAENQVLETERLILRPLSLADAEDMYEYASDEMTTEFVFPTHQTLQETKEIIASVFMADPFGKFAIEDKETHKMIGTIDLRVNMKAGTAEIGYTLNRHYWGKGLMPEAAKMLLMLGFDQLKLIRIIAVHDLKNPKSGRVMEKIGMTKESTVYEARKIHGVVSDIVTYGITHSQWQAHKA, from the coding sequence ATGGAACAAGTCATGAATCATTATTTAGTTTTTGCTGAAAATCAAGTATTGGAAACCGAACGTTTAATTTTACGTCCGTTGTCTTTAGCGGATGCCGAAGATATGTACGAATATGCTAGCGACGAGATGACCACCGAATTTGTTTTTCCCACACATCAAACGCTGCAAGAAACCAAGGAGATTATTGCATCTGTTTTTATGGCAGACCCATTTGGTAAATTTGCAATTGAAGACAAAGAAACCCACAAAATGATTGGAACAATCGATTTACGAGTGAATATGAAAGCTGGAACTGCAGAAATTGGCTATACATTAAATCGTCATTACTGGGGAAAAGGATTGATGCCAGAAGCTGCAAAAATGTTGTTAATGTTGGGCTTTGACCAATTAAAACTCATACGGATTATTGCGGTACATGATTTGAAAAATCCTAAATCGGGTCGTGTGATGGAAAAAATTGGGATGACGAAAGAAAGTACGGTATATGAAGCAAGAAAAATTCATGGCGTGGTCTCTGATATTGTCACATATGGCATAACACACAGTCAATGGCAAGCACACAAAGCATAA
- a CDS encoding CynX/NimT family MFS transporter, protein MRGYVRNILLIFIVAFNLRLGISSVPPVMNQIKESLAISNVQASLLPSIPVFCMGLFAFGIGRFQQTFGRRKSVFLLLLILGGATLSRMIFSGYVGLVITAFIIGFAVAIIGPLLSGFIKEEFPNHAGLLIGIYSLSMGLGSVTAAGMVAQITDWFGGHWANALGIWGIIALVIAVIWILCSSKEQKAETIQNVVAVKFPLRNIQAWKMVAFFALQSGMFYSILTWIAEFFRNNMVLSDKNVFLLTVFTTVQMTCSFLIPALMDRVGHPKFWMYLCSVAMLLGAFFLSISHLSTAIIAVCLFAVGTGGYFPIAMLLPLTYTQTPTQASVWTGMTQAFGYMIGGQVPVLLGWLIDHSGNYHMLFYMIILNSVLLAIIGQNILKKQKS, encoded by the coding sequence ATGCGGGGATATGTAAGAAATATTTTACTCATTTTTATTGTAGCGTTTAATTTACGGTTAGGAATTTCGAGCGTGCCACCAGTGATGAATCAAATCAAAGAAAGTCTAGCGATTAGCAATGTGCAGGCGAGTTTATTACCGAGTATTCCCGTGTTTTGTATGGGATTGTTTGCTTTTGGGATTGGGCGTTTCCAACAAACCTTTGGGCGTCGAAAAAGTGTCTTTCTCTTATTGCTAATTTTAGGAGGAGCGACACTCAGTCGGATGATTTTTTCCGGATATGTTGGTTTAGTGATTACGGCATTTATTATTGGTTTTGCCGTTGCCATTATCGGGCCGTTATTGTCAGGCTTTATTAAAGAGGAATTTCCTAATCATGCCGGATTGTTAATTGGGATTTATTCATTATCCATGGGCTTAGGGTCAGTTACTGCTGCTGGAATGGTTGCTCAAATCACGGATTGGTTTGGTGGACACTGGGCAAATGCACTTGGTATTTGGGGCATCATTGCCTTAGTGATTGCGGTCATTTGGATTTTATGTTCATCGAAAGAGCAGAAAGCCGAGACGATTCAAAATGTGGTGGCGGTAAAATTTCCGCTACGAAATATTCAAGCTTGGAAAATGGTCGCCTTTTTCGCGTTACAATCGGGAATGTTTTATAGCATTTTAACGTGGATTGCAGAGTTTTTCCGAAATAATATGGTATTGTCAGATAAAAATGTCTTTTTATTAACCGTTTTTACGACGGTACAAATGACTTGTAGCTTTTTAATACCAGCTTTGATGGATCGAGTGGGCCATCCTAAATTTTGGATGTATCTCTGTTCAGTGGCCATGCTTTTAGGTGCATTTTTCTTATCCATTTCCCATTTAAGTACGGCGATTATAGCGGTTTGTCTCTTTGCAGTAGGGACAGGTGGATATTTCCCGATTGCGATGTTGTTGCCATTGACGTATACACAAACCCCTACACAAGCCAGTGTATGGACTGGAATGACACAAGCGTTTGGTTACATGATTGGCGGTCAAGTGCCAGTATTGTTAGGTTGGTTAATTGACCATAGTGGGAATTACCACATGTTGTTTTACATGATTATTTTAAACAGTGTGTTATTAGCTATCATCGGACAGAATATTTTAAAGAAACAAAAAAGCTGA
- a CDS encoding sodium:calcium antiporter: protein MRNILLQVPSVFLVVLLVGCLWMISSAADRMIDQALEISRKLKISEIATGATIVAFGTVVTELATAIMAINQHSPDIAVGNAMGSMVTNLSIIVGIGALTGVVPISRLVTLKTLFFSSLAALVFLFTFLSPTSQLPRLAGIFFLCLTPIYLWFTFKAKPANVTQTTPSHVNFLLSLFKLFLFIGLISLGAGIIVPIIDILAQRFSLSEGIISATVIAFVTNAPELSTMYHATRKGAGDLAVGNVIGANILNILVVLGIGSILADGLYFSAENFYLQFPSLLIIVLVFLAFIFNSNKHQISRKEGSLLIACYGMYILASLLLL from the coding sequence ATGAGAAACATTCTTCTTCAAGTTCCGAGCGTGTTTTTAGTGGTCTTGTTGGTCGGTTGTTTATGGATGATTTCCAGTGCTGCGGATCGTATGATTGATCAAGCCTTGGAAATTAGTCGTAAACTAAAAATTTCAGAAATTGCAACAGGGGCAACCATTGTAGCTTTTGGAACGGTAGTGACGGAATTAGCGACGGCGATTATGGCAATCAATCAACATAGTCCTGATATTGCAGTCGGTAATGCAATGGGTTCAATGGTGACCAATTTAAGTATTATTGTTGGCATTGGTGCTTTGACTGGTGTTGTTCCGATTTCGCGCTTAGTAACACTCAAAACACTCTTTTTCAGTAGTCTAGCCGCGCTGGTGTTTTTATTTACTTTTTTATCCCCAACTTCTCAATTGCCGCGACTTGCGGGTATTTTCTTCTTATGTTTAACACCGATTTATCTATGGTTCACTTTTAAAGCCAAACCGGCAAACGTGACACAAACAACCCCTTCTCATGTAAATTTTCTACTATCGTTGTTTAAATTATTTCTATTTATTGGTTTGATTAGTTTAGGCGCAGGAATTATCGTTCCAATTATTGATATTTTGGCACAGCGTTTTAGTTTGTCAGAAGGCATCATTTCTGCGACAGTCATTGCCTTTGTCACCAATGCACCTGAATTATCGACCATGTATCATGCGACTCGAAAAGGAGCAGGCGATTTAGCTGTGGGAAATGTCATTGGCGCAAATATTTTAAACATTCTCGTTGTGCTAGGTATTGGTAGTATTTTAGCAGATGGTTTATATTTCTCTGCTGAAAATTTTTATCTTCAATTTCCAAGTTTACTAATTATCGTTCTTGTCTTCCTCGCATTTATTTTTAATTCCAACAAACATCAAATTAGTAGAAAAGAAGGCAGTTTATTAATTGCCTGTTATGGTATGTACATTCTGGCAAGCTTACTTTTATTGTAA
- a CDS encoding PH domain-containing protein, protein MDYPLLPKQLPARIKRVWRKTIVVTSGLLYLFVGLICAIVYLLDIWTSYWFVTIMSLVVLISISAIVRWALVSYRYTFHRYEMTSEDLAFQKGYFFRSTTIVPINRIQHINTEQGPFLRKEHLIEMRIHTAATTHRIAGLDSDEAKLLRNQIIEMVKAAKEDV, encoded by the coding sequence GTGGATTATCCGTTATTACCAAAGCAACTACCGGCACGTATCAAACGCGTTTGGCGCAAAACAATTGTTGTGACAAGTGGTCTCTTATATTTGTTCGTTGGACTCATTTGTGCGATCGTCTATTTGTTGGATATTTGGACGAGTTATTGGTTTGTGACAATCATGAGTTTAGTTGTTTTGATTAGTATTAGTGCGATTGTTCGTTGGGCATTAGTCTCTTATCGTTATACTTTTCATCGTTACGAAATGACGAGCGAAGATCTAGCTTTTCAAAAAGGCTATTTTTTTCGTTCAACAACGATTGTGCCGATTAATCGCATTCAACATATTAATACAGAACAAGGGCCATTTTTAAGAAAAGAACACCTTATCGAGATGAGGATTCATACGGCTGCAACGACGCATCGTATTGCGGGATTAGATAGTGACGAAGCAAAGCTCTTACGCAATCAAATCATTGAAATGGTAAAGGCGGCGAAAGAAGATGTCTGA
- a CDS encoding metallophosphoesterase, whose amino-acid sequence MHKLAIVTDLHADINRLTPADLTRLRDYLEEQQISRLHLAGDTANKVDRALEVVSLFNEVIPTTFHWGNHEMADITQEQDFEDFSNQQFLNFKTMALSEQKIFVGVNGWYDYQFSDMKDTNEIVRLKNLFWYDRMIQRQGTDPEISQRVCERLYQVLATIPKEKQIVLATHFVPQAEFIVQHTGKYARWNHLNAFLGSKAFGETLDNFENIEHVIFGHTHRRFGTHQLGETTYHCRPFGYYFEWQLTKEFVLNNQLAEVFNPTKMRGVLRRHQAAFDTYKQTHLLEEFQRSLTIIDY is encoded by the coding sequence ATGCACAAATTAGCAATCGTTACGGATCTTCATGCTGATATTAATCGTTTAACACCGGCTGATTTAACACGCTTGCGTGATTACTTAGAGGAACAGCAAATTTCGCGCTTACATTTGGCTGGAGATACGGCGAATAAAGTGGATCGTGCCTTAGAAGTTGTTTCCTTATTTAATGAAGTTATTCCAACGACCTTTCATTGGGGCAATCATGAAATGGCTGATATTACCCAAGAGCAGGACTTTGAAGATTTTTCAAACCAGCAGTTTTTAAATTTTAAGACGATGGCGTTATCGGAACAAAAAATCTTTGTCGGTGTCAATGGTTGGTACGATTATCAATTTTCGGATATGAAAGATACCAATGAAATTGTCCGTTTGAAAAATTTATTTTGGTATGATCGAATGATTCAACGACAAGGAACCGATCCAGAAATTAGTCAACGGGTTTGTGAACGTTTGTATCAAGTCTTAGCTACGATTCCGAAAGAAAAACAAATTGTATTAGCGACGCATTTTGTGCCTCAAGCTGAATTCATTGTGCAACATACAGGAAAATACGCACGTTGGAACCATTTAAACGCTTTTTTAGGATCAAAAGCCTTTGGAGAAACACTCGATAACTTCGAGAATATTGAGCATGTCATTTTTGGTCATACCCATCGCCGTTTTGGCACACACCAATTGGGAGAAACAACTTACCATTGCCGACCGTTTGGTTATTATTTTGAATGGCAGTTAACGAAAGAATTTGTGTTAAACAATCAATTAGCGGAAGTGTTTAATCCAACTAAAATGCGAGGTGTGCTACGAAGACACCAAGCGGCTTTTGATACCTACAAGCAAACGCATTTGTTAGAAGAATTTCAGCGTAGTTTAACGATTATTGACTATTAG
- a CDS encoding PH domain-containing protein: MSEKHRYHPISWGLAFFQQLKNFVIPIVLLLFQWRELPLGWLIVGLFLLISIIASFQYFTHYYKVTTDSLIVYSGIVNKKETIIPYERMQTLKQQQWFFFKPFHVVRLSIETAGGSSTEAEAVLPAVPERIVQRLEQLRGNHLEEVSETDGYEIPANQILLFSLTNLSMFATFVALFAFFDQLIPDTWSSRLFSLGEQFLQAGWFMFLVAGGSVLLLVSVVSIIKNMILYYRFRVTRQQATITIESGLFERKIQKIPLTKIQGVQIHQQVLRKLFGLVSVEVLLASGQEEGDDMKQVFLLPIIHEQAMYRVLAMLLPEWQLQQPKLHYTSRDKVWYFLRIPLAIMIPLSIGVFFIRPWLSLIALVLGIVWLFISKRNSFYQGYVIEEQRICMQRALFFTKTQTFVARPKIQACQEETSKWLYPKKIYHVCLFIKGDVSVDYLRLKYIEQSDLIKIKNFYQKK; the protein is encoded by the coding sequence ATGTCTGAAAAACATCGGTACCATCCCATTTCGTGGGGACTGGCTTTTTTTCAACAACTAAAGAATTTTGTAATTCCTATCGTACTGCTCCTTTTTCAATGGCGTGAATTGCCTTTAGGCTGGTTGATTGTCGGGTTATTTTTGCTTATCAGTATCATTGCGAGCTTTCAATATTTCACTCACTACTATAAAGTGACAACCGATTCGTTGATTGTCTATAGCGGGATAGTGAATAAAAAAGAAACAATTATTCCTTATGAACGGATGCAAACGTTGAAGCAACAACAGTGGTTTTTCTTTAAACCATTTCACGTCGTACGGTTGTCTATTGAAACAGCAGGAGGGAGTAGTACAGAAGCAGAAGCAGTTTTACCTGCAGTTCCTGAACGAATAGTGCAGCGGTTAGAGCAATTACGGGGCAATCATTTAGAAGAAGTTTCCGAAACGGATGGCTATGAAATACCTGCGAATCAAATTTTACTTTTTAGTTTGACGAATTTAAGTATGTTTGCGACATTCGTTGCGTTATTTGCCTTTTTTGATCAACTCATCCCCGATACTTGGTCGAGTCGCTTATTTTCATTAGGAGAGCAATTCTTGCAAGCGGGTTGGTTTATGTTCCTTGTAGCTGGCGGTAGTGTATTGCTTTTAGTATCCGTCGTATCAATCATAAAAAATATGATTTTATATTATCGTTTTCGTGTGACTCGTCAACAAGCGACAATTACGATTGAAAGTGGTTTGTTTGAGCGGAAAATACAAAAAATTCCATTAACGAAGATTCAAGGTGTACAAATTCACCAGCAGGTTTTGCGGAAGCTATTTGGATTGGTTTCGGTTGAAGTTTTACTAGCGAGTGGACAAGAAGAAGGCGATGATATGAAACAAGTTTTTTTATTGCCGATTATTCATGAACAAGCGATGTATCGTGTATTAGCAATGTTGCTCCCTGAATGGCAGTTGCAACAACCAAAGTTACACTATACTTCTCGGGATAAGGTATGGTATTTTTTACGGATACCGTTGGCAATTATGATACCGCTGAGCATTGGTGTTTTTTTCATCCGTCCGTGGCTTAGTCTCATCGCTTTGGTACTTGGTATCGTGTGGTTATTCATCAGCAAACGGAATAGTTTCTATCAAGGATATGTGATTGAAGAGCAACGTATTTGTATGCAACGGGCACTTTTTTTTACAAAAACACAAACGTTTGTTGCACGTCCTAAAATTCAAGCATGTCAAGAAGAAACGAGCAAATGGTTGTATCCGAAAAAAATTTACCATGTTTGTTTATTTATTAAAGGCGATGTATCGGTGGATTACTTACGATTAAAATATATTGAACAATCCGACCTTATCAAGATAAAAAATTTTTATCAGAAAAAATAG
- a CDS encoding iron-sulfur cluster biosynthesis family protein: MKLSLTKEAQEKINGIRQAGDRIVLDFEDAIGPFVESGASCQLYPNFRVLFVPKEFPEAELVDYDDHLTTELGTVYVKSTSERYLDQETRLSVEPTYQRVQLVSDSGVLAANVPMKRIELKEGKTDAQISNRYGSSC, from the coding sequence ATGAAATTAAGTCTAACGAAAGAAGCACAAGAAAAGATAAATGGGATTCGTCAAGCCGGAGACCGCATTGTTTTAGATTTTGAAGATGCGATAGGACCTTTTGTTGAATCAGGAGCATCTTGTCAATTGTACCCGAATTTTCGTGTGTTATTTGTACCCAAAGAGTTTCCAGAAGCCGAATTAGTCGACTACGATGACCATCTTACAACTGAATTAGGAACAGTGTATGTGAAATCGACCTCTGAACGTTATTTAGATCAAGAGACACGACTTAGTGTAGAACCTACTTACCAACGTGTCCAATTGGTTTCTGATAGTGGTGTCTTGGCTGCGAATGTACCAATGAAGCGAATCGAATTAAAAGAAGGAAAAACAGATGCACAAATTAGCAATCGTTACGGATCTTCATGCTGA
- a CDS encoding acyl-CoA thioester hydrolase/BAAT C-terminal domain-containing protein → MTIVGTSRGAELALLLANHFPAVSNLVLVAPTAYIYPGEEYRPVWTLHGKDLPTIHFTWRMKLKERFGQSNLLREMFDYEFSINRQVPEARIDTSIFKGNLLLFAGKEDTFWTSAQMGTLLADNAIRAKSVALHVFEDAGHLFSNE, encoded by the coding sequence TTGACGATTGTTGGTACTTCACGGGGAGCAGAATTAGCACTCTTATTAGCCAATCATTTTCCCGCAGTATCTAATCTAGTACTGGTTGCGCCGACTGCTTACATTTATCCAGGTGAAGAGTATCGCCCTGTTTGGACACTGCATGGCAAAGACTTACCGACCATTCATTTTACTTGGCGAATGAAACTCAAAGAACGCTTTGGACAAAGTAACTTATTGCGAGAAATGTTTGATTATGAATTTTCCATTAACCGTCAAGTTCCTGAAGCAAGAATTGATACATCAATATTTAAAGGGAATCTCTTATTATTTGCTGGAAAAGAAGATACCTTTTGGACAAGCGCGCAAATGGGCACCTTGTTAGCTGATAATGCGATTCGAGCGAAATCAGTTGCTTTGCATGTTTTTGAAGATGCGGGTCATTTGTTTTCAAATGAGTGA